The following coding sequences lie in one Stenotrophomonas rhizophila genomic window:
- a CDS encoding S-methyl-5'-thioinosine phosphorylase: protein MEHIALAVIGGTGVYKLAQLDDVSSHQVETRYGTPSGPIRVGTLLGQRVAFLARHGEGHSLPPHKINYRANLAALQQIGATRVLALNTVGGITEQCGPRVLACPDQLIDYTWGRISTLSEEPGSEVLHVDFGHPYTTLLRSKVLAAAKVTGVRVHDGGCYGATQGPRLETNAEIARMRRDGCDLVGMTGMPEASLARELGLDYACLAIVANWAAGCGDGDEITMAEVLANVDAASAGLPELIGELARG from the coding sequence ATGGAACACATCGCACTGGCCGTCATTGGCGGCACCGGCGTCTACAAACTGGCCCAGCTCGACGACGTCAGCAGCCACCAAGTGGAAACGCGCTACGGCACGCCATCCGGCCCGATCCGGGTCGGCACGCTGCTGGGCCAGCGCGTGGCCTTCCTGGCGCGGCACGGCGAGGGGCATTCGCTGCCGCCGCACAAGATCAATTACCGCGCAAACCTTGCCGCATTGCAGCAGATCGGGGCGACGCGTGTGTTGGCGCTCAATACGGTCGGCGGCATCACTGAACAGTGCGGCCCGCGCGTTCTGGCCTGCCCGGACCAGCTGATCGACTACACCTGGGGCCGTATTTCGACCCTGAGTGAAGAACCCGGCAGCGAGGTGCTGCATGTGGATTTTGGCCACCCCTACACGACGCTGCTGCGCAGCAAAGTGCTGGCGGCGGCCAAAGTCACCGGCGTGCGTGTGCACGACGGCGGCTGCTACGGCGCCACGCAGGGTCCGCGGCTGGAAACCAACGCGGAAATTGCGCGGATGCGCCGTGATGGGTGCGATCTGGTCGGCATGACCGGCATGCCCGAGGCCAGCCTCGCACGCGAGCTGGGGTTGGACTATGCCTGCCTGGCAATCGTGGCCAACTGGGCCGCCGGCTGTGGCGATGGCGATGAAATCACGATGGCCGAAGTACTGGCCAACGTGGATGCCGCATCGGCCGGATTGCCGGAACTGATCGGCGAATTGGCGCGGGGGTGA
- the cspE gene encoding transcription antiterminator/RNA stability regulator CspE, with amino-acid sequence MPNGTVKWFNDAKGFGFISPEDGSADVFAHFSAINSKGFRSLQEGQKVTYDVTQGPKGAQASNIVPAE; translated from the coding sequence ATGCCGAACGGTACCGTCAAGTGGTTCAACGACGCCAAGGGATTTGGCTTTATCTCGCCGGAGGACGGCAGCGCCGACGTCTTCGCGCACTTCTCCGCGATCAACTCCAAGGGCTTCCGCAGTCTGCAGGAAGGCCAGAAGGTCACCTATGACGTGACCCAGGGCCCGAAGGGCGCCCAAGCCTCGAACATCGTGCCGGCTGAGTAA
- a CDS encoding hypoxanthine-guanine phosphoribosyltransferase gives MPNLTISQALAQADLLVDRPTIDTAIATIADAIARDYKGEVPLFLSIMHGALPFAGQLALELGARGQDVQFDYLHATRYRGETTGGELVWKHKPATSLFGRRVLLVDDILDEGFTLQGVRTWCLEQGATDVRIAALTVKQHDRALPDVKADYAGIDLPDRYVFGFGMDVNETLRCVPAIYAMKE, from the coding sequence ATGCCCAACCTCACCATTTCCCAGGCCCTGGCCCAGGCCGACCTGCTGGTCGACCGTCCCACCATCGACACGGCCATCGCCACCATCGCCGACGCCATCGCGCGCGATTACAAGGGCGAAGTGCCGTTGTTCCTGTCGATCATGCACGGCGCGCTGCCGTTCGCCGGCCAGCTCGCGCTGGAACTGGGCGCACGCGGCCAGGACGTGCAGTTCGATTACCTGCATGCCACCCGCTACCGCGGCGAAACCACCGGCGGCGAGCTGGTGTGGAAGCACAAGCCGGCCACGTCGCTGTTCGGCCGCCGCGTGCTGCTGGTCGATGACATCCTCGATGAAGGCTTCACCCTGCAGGGCGTGCGCACCTGGTGCCTGGAGCAGGGCGCCACCGACGTGCGCATCGCCGCGCTGACGGTCAAGCAGCACGACCGCGCGCTGCCGGACGTCAAGGCCGACTACGCCGGTATCGATCTGCCCGACCGCTATGTGTTCGGCTTCGGCATGGACGTCAATGAAACGCTGCGCTGCGTGCCGGCCATCTACGCGATGAAGGAATGA